One Nitrospira sp. DNA window includes the following coding sequences:
- a CDS encoding Indole-3-glycerol phosphate synthase: MILDRILEHKKAEIRHKSSRGYLADLKNKIRDAGPTMGFAVTLEAMRRPDRPALIAEVKKASPSLGLLRQEFEQRFEPAAIAGAYREHGAAAISVLTDKDFFQGSLEYLAEVKQKVGLPALNKEFMVADIQFYEARAYGADAVLLIVAGLEKRQLIDFAALAKELSLDVLVETHHERELDIVMEWLPDIRLIGINNRDLKTFSTDLGVTLRLAKRIPGDKLIVSESGIHKRDDVVRLIEAGVQAMLIGESLIRAQDIGAKIRELFGDDRKKEQP, from the coding sequence GTGATTCTGGACCGTATTCTCGAACATAAGAAAGCCGAAATCCGCCATAAGAGCAGTCGTGGATACCTTGCGGATCTGAAAAACAAGATCCGTGATGCAGGGCCGACGATGGGGTTTGCCGTGACGTTGGAGGCGATGCGCCGGCCCGATCGACCGGCGCTCATTGCGGAGGTCAAGAAGGCCTCGCCCAGTCTGGGACTCCTGCGGCAGGAGTTCGAGCAACGGTTCGAGCCGGCGGCGATTGCGGGGGCGTATCGGGAGCATGGGGCCGCGGCGATCTCCGTGTTGACGGACAAGGATTTTTTTCAAGGCAGTTTGGAGTACCTAGCCGAGGTCAAGCAGAAGGTGGGGCTCCCGGCGCTGAACAAAGAATTCATGGTCGCGGACATTCAATTTTACGAAGCCCGTGCCTATGGCGCCGACGCGGTGTTGCTCATCGTGGCCGGGTTGGAGAAACGGCAACTGATCGACTTCGCGGCCTTGGCCAAGGAGTTGTCGCTCGATGTCCTGGTGGAGACGCACCATGAACGGGAATTGGACATCGTGATGGAATGGTTGCCGGACATACGGCTGATCGGCATCAACAATCGCGACCTCAAGACCTTCTCGACGGATCTCGGCGTGACCCTTCGGCTGGCGAAACGCATTCCCGGCGACAAGTTGATCGTGAGCGAGAGCGGCATTCACAAGCGGGACGATGTGGTGCGGCTGATCGAGGCCGGAGTCCAGGCGATGTTGATCGGAGAGTCGTTGATCAGGGCCCAGGACATCGGGGCGA